Proteins found in one Panicum hallii strain FIL2 chromosome 4, PHallii_v3.1, whole genome shotgun sequence genomic segment:
- the LOC112888836 gene encoding uncharacterized protein LOC112888836 isoform X1 — protein sequence MASASASPRTMRELMDALTAHLSLYHAAANPRPPASSSSSPRAAILRWLASLSPAARAAAATSHLSPAAAAALLSMLRRLRLRGHSSFFVLHSSSPSSAARGAEEPTVLSRLSRGLLARAAAGSRAHALLFANLLLFPSSSASSRCPDAITVAEAFLADLDGFVAAMDEISGGRFLCSGEGEVDLNALACQDFPELPWLNAKGYYVIEEFVANRLEIALRMSWAAAGGGGVGGRKAARVGKGVKEKAGLAANAFWREKGYVDWWMRLEPRMRARIMGAFFGKGAVALANEMVGGSDIAWDNFSFCLGESGSFVADKSCECTRQSFFRKNRACSIDIANIMSCSKKPIFAKELKRLKLVEEIVCLKNNITCCGGDAIFFTSLSLAPTAADDILMKLRGLLMVVSTESINLELIGDGDPKKKDVEKISGGSRKGKKKSNTLKKLTASAKPSKTFFQDNGCSSSESRNCRPLPSQCHASAGGTADGPPSEETPCKEIIPTMKEQTVGLDDCKNQCNKKKNKRKGKTKLSNLTRPESPRSTKLKTGVPHIATDAAHKPVEEVDVSPHHPSYVHPSKSEISEAVSCSDSSILSNGTNIIASRKATKLENPTRVSSSVTTEHFQSANEYDAFNMDEQASSYISQSESMARTSSCLPSGINIFSSNNLHGSSVGSLVRSAQEKTGCDEKHVEHKSLATKDKLLPSVIPANMLQSAISDNGAVMKNSGGEYYVYNRNLLGGTSYEWPSVTPSHFVSPEMQQRPAAADRLHLDGYKWPTQFNQPFLSANHQVRNPPIDAGCNQMLPSLAVPLSFDWPPVFRGYGKNAAVSYDPLYTPQMQSSAWSGFPAQLMQRGGICSDSDIGDDSESYWFSEEESDSRAHSGRDINQYFGGGVMYWSPAEHAGTGFSRPPSLSSDDSAWAWHEADVIRVVDDVANGIPSTHANGVSSPPSTPSCSQNESFDPAAHSITGNGINNEALTSPSSTQESPEDKSTSVAKSVSCGSEVVKGDTLPYSMLRPIVVPIPRRSSRSDIKAGHDHRSPCVPSTRRDIPLPRRPPSPVVLSVPRVPRPPPPSPAGESRKRGFPIVRSGSSSPRHWGMRGLFSEDKIFHRAQFCLDGPEVVWPSWGNKGTSSGTLVQSIEDTVLQDHLVKISQLSRDQHPDAALPVQPPDMLNGSSHKASLSLMHNALHEEIDQFCKQVAAGNLVRRPYINWAVKRVTRCLQVLWPRSRTNLFGSNATGLALPTSDVDLVVSLPPVRNLEPIKEAGILEGRNGIKETCLQHAARCLTNQDWVRSDSLKTVENTAIPVIMLVADVPCDTNTFNEYSSVLDSSQEYSVNVLGEQGSPPQSDTSSSEGSAMLVSSKLNKDDCDIVQSIRLDISFKSPSHTGLQTTELVRELTQQFPAVVPLALILKKFLADRSLDHPYSGGLSSYCLVLLIVRFLQHEHHLGRPINQNLGSLLMDFLYFFGNIFDPRHMRISIQGSGIYLNRERGHSIDPIHIDDPLCPANNVGRNCFRIHQCIKAFADAFAVLENELLQFSSECSMPASSFNILKKIIPSIDSDGL from the exons ATGgcgtccgcctccgcctcgccgcgcaCCATGCGGGAGCTCATGGACGCCCTCACCGCGCACCTCTCCCTGTACCACGCCGCCGCGAACCCTAGGccccccgcctcctcctcctcgtcaccGCGCGCCGCGATCCTCCGGTGGCTCGCCTCCCTCTCCCCCGCCGCGCGTGCCGCGGCCGCCACCTCCCACCTCAgccccgccgcggccgctgcgCTGCTCTccatgctccgccgcctccgcctccgggGCCACTCCTCCTTCTTTGTCCTCCACTCCTCGTCCCCGTCCTCCGCCGCGCGCGGGGCCGAGGAGCCCACCGTCCTCTCGCGGCTCTCGCGCGGCctcctcgcccgcgccgcggCGGGCTCCCGGGCGCACGCGCTCCTCTTCGCCAACCTCCTGctcttcccctcctcctccgcgtctTCGCGGTGCCCCGACGCGATCACCGTCGCCGAGGCATTCCTCGCCGACCTCGATGGCTTTGTCGCAGCCATGGACGAGATCTCCGGCGGGAGGTTCCTATGCTCCGGGGAAGGGGAGGTGGACCTGAACGCGCTCGCATGCCAGGATTTCCCGGAGCTGCCCTGGCTGAATGCGAAGGGGTACTACGTGATCGAGGAGTTTGTGGCCAACAGGTTGGAGATCGCGCTGCGGATGTCTTGGGCGGCGGCAGGGGGAGGTGGAGTTGGAGGCAGGAAGGCGGCGAGAGTTGGGAAGGGTGTGAAGGAGAAGGCTGGGCTCGCTGCAAACGCGTTCTGGAGGGAGAAGGGATATGTGGATTGGTGGATGAGGCTGGAGCCTCGGATGAGAGCAAGGATCATGGGGGCATTCTTTGGAAAAGGTGCAGTGGCCCTG GCTAATGAGATGGTTGGAGGATCAGATATTGCTTGGGATAATTTCTCCTTCTGCTTAGGTGAATCAGGATCATTTGTGGCAGATAAATCTTGTGAATGTACACGGCAGTCTTTCTTCAGAAAGAATCGGGCTTGTTCCATTGACATTGCAAACATTATGTCTTGTAGCAAGAAGCCTATATTTGCTAAAGAGTTGAAAAGACTGAAACTAGTTGAGGAGATAGTGTGTTTGAAGAACAACATTACTTGCTGTGGTGGTGATGCAATCTTTTTCACTTCATTATCTTTGGCTCCTACTGCTGCTGATGATATACTTATGAAATTACGAGGGCTCCTTATGGTGGTGTCAACAGAAAGCATAAATCTTGAACTTATTGGGGATGGAGATCCAAAAAAGAAAGATGTTGAGAAGATCAGTGGTGGTTCTcggaaaggaaagaagaagtCTAACACCTTGAAAAAGCTAACTGCATCTGCTAAACCATCCAAG ACTTTTTTCCAGGATAACGGCTGCAGTAGTTCAGAAAGTCGCAATTGTAGGCCTTTACCCAGCCAGTGCCATGCATCTGCTGGAGGTACTGCTGATGGACCTCCATCTGAAGAAACTCCTTGCAAGGAAATTATACCCACAATGAAG GAGCAAACTGTTGGGTTGGATGACTGCAAGAATCAATGTAACAAAAAGAAGAACAAGCGTAAAGGGAAAACAAAACTATCAAATCTTACGAGACCTGAGAGCCCAAGATCTACCAAATTGAAAACAGGAGTTCCCCATATTGCTACAGATGCCGCACATAAACCTGTTGAAGAAGTCGATGTCTCACCTCATCACCCATCTTATGTCCATCCTTCCAAGAGTGAGATCTCTGAAGCAGTTAGCTGTTCTGACTCTTCCATTTTATCTAATGGAACAAATATAATAGCCAGCAGAAAGGCCACAAAACTTGAAAACCCTACTAGAGTTAGCTCATCAGTTACTACAGAACATTTTCAAAGTGCCAATGAATATGATGCCTTCAATATGGATGAACAGGCCTCATCGTATATCAGTCAAAGTGAATCGATGGCTCGGACATCGTCATGTTTACCTTCAGGAATCAACATCTTCTCTTCCAATAATCTGCACGGAAGCTCTGTTGGCTCCTTGGTAAGATCTGCACAGGAAAAAACTGGCTGTGATGAGAAACATGTGGAACATAAATCTTTAGCAACAAAGGACAAACTTTTACCTTCTGTTATTCCTGCCAACATGCTTCAAAGTGCTATAAGTGACAATGGTGCAGTAATGAAAAATAGTGGTGGTGAATATTATGTATACAACAGGAACCTACTGGGAGGAACATCATATGAATGGCCCAGTGTAACACCATCTCATTTTGTATCTCCTGAAATGCAACAGCGTCCAGCTGCAGCAGACAGGTTGCATCTTGATGGTTACAAATGGCCAACTCAATTCAACCAACCCTTTCTTTCTGCTAACCATCAGGTGAGGAATCCGCCGATCGATGCTGGATGCAATCAAATGTTACCTTCTCTAGCGGTGCCACTAAGTTTTGATTGGCCTCCTGTTTTTagaggttatggtaaaaatgcGGCTGTAAGTTATGATCCATTGTATACCCCACAGATGCAATCTTCTGCTTGGTCAGGGTTCCCTGCTCAACTAATGCAAAGAGGGGGTATTTGCAGTGACAGTGACATTGGGGATGATTCTGAAAGCTACTGGTTTTCTGAAGAAGAATCAGATAGCCGTGCACATTCTGGAAGAGATATTAACCAATACTTTGGTGGAGGTGTGATGTATTGGAGTCCTGCAGAACATGCAGGAACTGGCTTTTCTAGGCCACCATCTCTTAGTTCAGATGATAGCGCCTGGGCTTGGCATGAGGCTGATGTTATACGAGTCGTTGATGATGTAGCTAATGGGATTCCATCTACACACGCAAATGGTGTATCATCACCACCCTCCACTCCATCCTGTTCTCAAAATGAATCTTTTGATCCTGCTGCTCACTCAATAACAGGGAATGGCATCAATAATGAAGCTCTGACCTCTCCATCTTCTACGCAAGAGAGTCCTGAAGATAAATCAACTTCAGTTGCAAAGAGTGTGTCTTGTGGCAGTGAAGTAGTTAAGGGAGATACATTGCCATATTCTATGCTGCGGCCTATAGTTGTTCCTATACCACGAAGGTCATCAAGATCTGACATTAAGGCAGGTCATGATCACAGGAGCCCATGTGTACCATCAACAAGGAGGGACATACCTCTTCCAAGAAGACCTCCATCACCAGTAGTACTTAGTGTTCCTCGCGTGCCTCGGCCACCACCTCCTTCACCTGCAGGAGAGTCAAGAAAAAGAGGATTCCCGATTGTTAGATCTGGCAGCTCAAGTCCTCGTCATTGGGGGATGAGAGGTTTATTTTCTGAAGACAAAATATTTCATAGAGCTCAGTTTTGCTTGGATGGTCCTGAAGTTGTATGGCCTTCATGGGGAAACAAGGGAACTTCTTCTGGTACATTGGTGCAATCAATTGAGGATACTGTTCTGCAGGACCACCTTGTTAAGATTTCACAGCTATCTCGTGATCAACAT CCAGATGCGGCATTACCTGTACAGCCACCAGATATGCTAAATGGCTCGTCTCACAAGGCATCCCTCTCTTTGATGCACAATGCTCTACATGAAGAAATAGATCAATTCTGTAAGCAG GTTGCTGCTGGTAATCTGGTGAGGAGGCCCTATATAAACTGGGCTGTCAAAAGAGTCACACGGTGCTTGCAGGTTCTGTGGCCTCGCTCCCGTACAAATCTATTTGGCTCAAATGCCACTGGTTTGGCTCTTCCAACTAGTGACGTTGATCTTGTAGTTTCTCTTCCCCCTGTCCGAAACCTG GAACCTATTAAAGAAGCTGGAATTTTGGAAGGCCGGAATGGCATCAAGGAAACATGCCTACAG CATGCAGCAAGGTGTCTTACAAACCAAGACTGGGTTAGGAGTGATTCCCTTAAAACAGTCGAAAACACAGCT ATACCTGTGATCATGCTTGTAGCAGATGTACCTTGTGACACAAATACGTTCAACGAGTATTCTTCAGTACTGGATAGCTCACAAGAATATTCAGTTAATGTGCTTGGAGAACAAGGGAGTCCTCCTCAGTCTGATACCTCTAGTTCAGAAGGCAGCGCCATGCTGGTGTCCTCAAAATTGAATAAGGACGATTGTGATATTGTGCAGTCAATTCGTCTTGATATAAGTTTCAAATCGCCATCCCACACAGGACTGCAGACTACTGAGTTG GTACGTGAGTTGACACAGCAATTTCCTGCAGTTGTACCTCTTGCATTGATTCTCAAGAAGTTTTTGGCTGACCGGAGTTTGGACCACCCCTATTCAGGTGGTCTAAGCTCTTACTGTTTG GTGCTATTAATTGTTCGTTTTCTCCAGCATGAGCATCATCTTGGTCGGCCTATCAACCAA AATCTGGGCAGCCTTTTGATGGATTTCTTGTACTTTTTTGG GAACATATTTGATCCACGCCATATGCGTATTTCCATCCAAGGAAGTGGAATTTATTTGAATCGAGAAAGAGGGCATAG CATTGATCCAATTCACATTGATGATCCACTTTGCCCTGCTAACAATGTGGGCAGGAATTGTTTCCGCATTCACCAATGTATTAAG GCTTTTGCAGATGCTTTTGCTGTACTAGAGAACGAGCTACTGCAGTTCAGTTCAGAATGTAGCATGCCTGCATCATCATTCAATATACTAAAGAAAATAATCCCAAGTATTGATTCTGATGGGTTGTAG
- the LOC112888836 gene encoding uncharacterized protein LOC112888836 isoform X4 yields the protein MASASASPRTMRELMDALTAHLSLYHAAANPRPPASSSSSPRAAILRWLASLSPAARAAAATSHLSPAAAAALLSMLRRLRLRGHSSFFVLHSSSPSSAARGAEEPTVLSRLSRGLLARAAAGSRAHALLFANLLLFPSSSASSRCPDAITVAEAFLADLDGFVAAMDEISGGRFLCSGEGEVDLNALACQDFPELPWLNAKGYYVIEEFVANRLEIALRMSWAAAGGGGVGGRKAARVGKGVKEKAGLAANAFWREKGYVDWWMRLEPRMRARIMGAFFGKESINLELIGDGDPKKKDVEKISGGSRKGKKKSNTLKKLTASAKPSKTFFQDNGCSSSESRNCRPLPSQCHASAGGTADGPPSEETPCKEIIPTMKEQTVGLDDCKNQCNKKKNKRKGKTKLSNLTRPESPRSTKLKTGVPHIATDAAHKPVEEVDVSPHHPSYVHPSKSEISEAVSCSDSSILSNGTNIIASRKATKLENPTRVSSSVTTEHFQSANEYDAFNMDEQASSYISQSESMARTSSCLPSGINIFSSNNLHGSSVGSLVRSAQEKTGCDEKHVEHKSLATKDKLLPSVIPANMLQSAISDNGAVMKNSGGEYYVYNRNLLGGTSYEWPSVTPSHFVSPEMQQRPAAADRLHLDGYKWPTQFNQPFLSANHQVRNPPIDAGCNQMLPSLAVPLSFDWPPVFRGYGKNAAVSYDPLYTPQMQSSAWSGFPAQLMQRGGICSDSDIGDDSESYWFSEEESDSRAHSGRDINQYFGGGVMYWSPAEHAGTGFSRPPSLSSDDSAWAWHEADVIRVVDDVANGIPSTHANGVSSPPSTPSCSQNESFDPAAHSITGNGINNEALTSPSSTQESPEDKSTSVAKSVSCGSEVVKGDTLPYSMLRPIVVPIPRRSSRSDIKAGHDHRSPCVPSTRRDIPLPRRPPSPVVLSVPRVPRPPPPSPAGESRKRGFPIVRSGSSSPRHWGMRGLFSEDKIFHRAQFCLDGPEVVWPSWGNKGTSSGTLVQSIEDTVLQDHLVKISQLSRDQHPDAALPVQPPDMLNGSSHKASLSLMHNALHEEIDQFCKQVAAGNLVRRPYINWAVKRVTRCLQVLWPRSRTNLFGSNATGLALPTSDVDLVVSLPPVRNLEPIKEAGILEGRNGIKETCLQHAARCLTNQDWVRSDSLKTVENTAIPVIMLVADVPCDTNTFNEYSSVLDSSQEYSVNVLGEQGSPPQSDTSSSEGSAMLVSSKLNKDDCDIVQSIRLDISFKSPSHTGLQTTELVRELTQQFPAVVPLALILKKFLADRSLDHPYSGGLSSYCLVLLIVRFLQHEHHLGRPINQNLGSLLMDFLYFFGNIFDPRHMRISIQGSGIYLNRERGHSIDPIHIDDPLCPANNVGRNCFRIHQCIKAFADAFAVLENELLQFSSECSMPASSFNILKKIIPSIDSDGL from the exons ATGgcgtccgcctccgcctcgccgcgcaCCATGCGGGAGCTCATGGACGCCCTCACCGCGCACCTCTCCCTGTACCACGCCGCCGCGAACCCTAGGccccccgcctcctcctcctcgtcaccGCGCGCCGCGATCCTCCGGTGGCTCGCCTCCCTCTCCCCCGCCGCGCGTGCCGCGGCCGCCACCTCCCACCTCAgccccgccgcggccgctgcgCTGCTCTccatgctccgccgcctccgcctccgggGCCACTCCTCCTTCTTTGTCCTCCACTCCTCGTCCCCGTCCTCCGCCGCGCGCGGGGCCGAGGAGCCCACCGTCCTCTCGCGGCTCTCGCGCGGCctcctcgcccgcgccgcggCGGGCTCCCGGGCGCACGCGCTCCTCTTCGCCAACCTCCTGctcttcccctcctcctccgcgtctTCGCGGTGCCCCGACGCGATCACCGTCGCCGAGGCATTCCTCGCCGACCTCGATGGCTTTGTCGCAGCCATGGACGAGATCTCCGGCGGGAGGTTCCTATGCTCCGGGGAAGGGGAGGTGGACCTGAACGCGCTCGCATGCCAGGATTTCCCGGAGCTGCCCTGGCTGAATGCGAAGGGGTACTACGTGATCGAGGAGTTTGTGGCCAACAGGTTGGAGATCGCGCTGCGGATGTCTTGGGCGGCGGCAGGGGGAGGTGGAGTTGGAGGCAGGAAGGCGGCGAGAGTTGGGAAGGGTGTGAAGGAGAAGGCTGGGCTCGCTGCAAACGCGTTCTGGAGGGAGAAGGGATATGTGGATTGGTGGATGAGGCTGGAGCCTCGGATGAGAGCAAGGATCATGGGGGCATTCTTTGGAAAAG AAAGCATAAATCTTGAACTTATTGGGGATGGAGATCCAAAAAAGAAAGATGTTGAGAAGATCAGTGGTGGTTCTcggaaaggaaagaagaagtCTAACACCTTGAAAAAGCTAACTGCATCTGCTAAACCATCCAAG ACTTTTTTCCAGGATAACGGCTGCAGTAGTTCAGAAAGTCGCAATTGTAGGCCTTTACCCAGCCAGTGCCATGCATCTGCTGGAGGTACTGCTGATGGACCTCCATCTGAAGAAACTCCTTGCAAGGAAATTATACCCACAATGAAG GAGCAAACTGTTGGGTTGGATGACTGCAAGAATCAATGTAACAAAAAGAAGAACAAGCGTAAAGGGAAAACAAAACTATCAAATCTTACGAGACCTGAGAGCCCAAGATCTACCAAATTGAAAACAGGAGTTCCCCATATTGCTACAGATGCCGCACATAAACCTGTTGAAGAAGTCGATGTCTCACCTCATCACCCATCTTATGTCCATCCTTCCAAGAGTGAGATCTCTGAAGCAGTTAGCTGTTCTGACTCTTCCATTTTATCTAATGGAACAAATATAATAGCCAGCAGAAAGGCCACAAAACTTGAAAACCCTACTAGAGTTAGCTCATCAGTTACTACAGAACATTTTCAAAGTGCCAATGAATATGATGCCTTCAATATGGATGAACAGGCCTCATCGTATATCAGTCAAAGTGAATCGATGGCTCGGACATCGTCATGTTTACCTTCAGGAATCAACATCTTCTCTTCCAATAATCTGCACGGAAGCTCTGTTGGCTCCTTGGTAAGATCTGCACAGGAAAAAACTGGCTGTGATGAGAAACATGTGGAACATAAATCTTTAGCAACAAAGGACAAACTTTTACCTTCTGTTATTCCTGCCAACATGCTTCAAAGTGCTATAAGTGACAATGGTGCAGTAATGAAAAATAGTGGTGGTGAATATTATGTATACAACAGGAACCTACTGGGAGGAACATCATATGAATGGCCCAGTGTAACACCATCTCATTTTGTATCTCCTGAAATGCAACAGCGTCCAGCTGCAGCAGACAGGTTGCATCTTGATGGTTACAAATGGCCAACTCAATTCAACCAACCCTTTCTTTCTGCTAACCATCAGGTGAGGAATCCGCCGATCGATGCTGGATGCAATCAAATGTTACCTTCTCTAGCGGTGCCACTAAGTTTTGATTGGCCTCCTGTTTTTagaggttatggtaaaaatgcGGCTGTAAGTTATGATCCATTGTATACCCCACAGATGCAATCTTCTGCTTGGTCAGGGTTCCCTGCTCAACTAATGCAAAGAGGGGGTATTTGCAGTGACAGTGACATTGGGGATGATTCTGAAAGCTACTGGTTTTCTGAAGAAGAATCAGATAGCCGTGCACATTCTGGAAGAGATATTAACCAATACTTTGGTGGAGGTGTGATGTATTGGAGTCCTGCAGAACATGCAGGAACTGGCTTTTCTAGGCCACCATCTCTTAGTTCAGATGATAGCGCCTGGGCTTGGCATGAGGCTGATGTTATACGAGTCGTTGATGATGTAGCTAATGGGATTCCATCTACACACGCAAATGGTGTATCATCACCACCCTCCACTCCATCCTGTTCTCAAAATGAATCTTTTGATCCTGCTGCTCACTCAATAACAGGGAATGGCATCAATAATGAAGCTCTGACCTCTCCATCTTCTACGCAAGAGAGTCCTGAAGATAAATCAACTTCAGTTGCAAAGAGTGTGTCTTGTGGCAGTGAAGTAGTTAAGGGAGATACATTGCCATATTCTATGCTGCGGCCTATAGTTGTTCCTATACCACGAAGGTCATCAAGATCTGACATTAAGGCAGGTCATGATCACAGGAGCCCATGTGTACCATCAACAAGGAGGGACATACCTCTTCCAAGAAGACCTCCATCACCAGTAGTACTTAGTGTTCCTCGCGTGCCTCGGCCACCACCTCCTTCACCTGCAGGAGAGTCAAGAAAAAGAGGATTCCCGATTGTTAGATCTGGCAGCTCAAGTCCTCGTCATTGGGGGATGAGAGGTTTATTTTCTGAAGACAAAATATTTCATAGAGCTCAGTTTTGCTTGGATGGTCCTGAAGTTGTATGGCCTTCATGGGGAAACAAGGGAACTTCTTCTGGTACATTGGTGCAATCAATTGAGGATACTGTTCTGCAGGACCACCTTGTTAAGATTTCACAGCTATCTCGTGATCAACAT CCAGATGCGGCATTACCTGTACAGCCACCAGATATGCTAAATGGCTCGTCTCACAAGGCATCCCTCTCTTTGATGCACAATGCTCTACATGAAGAAATAGATCAATTCTGTAAGCAG GTTGCTGCTGGTAATCTGGTGAGGAGGCCCTATATAAACTGGGCTGTCAAAAGAGTCACACGGTGCTTGCAGGTTCTGTGGCCTCGCTCCCGTACAAATCTATTTGGCTCAAATGCCACTGGTTTGGCTCTTCCAACTAGTGACGTTGATCTTGTAGTTTCTCTTCCCCCTGTCCGAAACCTG GAACCTATTAAAGAAGCTGGAATTTTGGAAGGCCGGAATGGCATCAAGGAAACATGCCTACAG CATGCAGCAAGGTGTCTTACAAACCAAGACTGGGTTAGGAGTGATTCCCTTAAAACAGTCGAAAACACAGCT ATACCTGTGATCATGCTTGTAGCAGATGTACCTTGTGACACAAATACGTTCAACGAGTATTCTTCAGTACTGGATAGCTCACAAGAATATTCAGTTAATGTGCTTGGAGAACAAGGGAGTCCTCCTCAGTCTGATACCTCTAGTTCAGAAGGCAGCGCCATGCTGGTGTCCTCAAAATTGAATAAGGACGATTGTGATATTGTGCAGTCAATTCGTCTTGATATAAGTTTCAAATCGCCATCCCACACAGGACTGCAGACTACTGAGTTG GTACGTGAGTTGACACAGCAATTTCCTGCAGTTGTACCTCTTGCATTGATTCTCAAGAAGTTTTTGGCTGACCGGAGTTTGGACCACCCCTATTCAGGTGGTCTAAGCTCTTACTGTTTG GTGCTATTAATTGTTCGTTTTCTCCAGCATGAGCATCATCTTGGTCGGCCTATCAACCAA AATCTGGGCAGCCTTTTGATGGATTTCTTGTACTTTTTTGG GAACATATTTGATCCACGCCATATGCGTATTTCCATCCAAGGAAGTGGAATTTATTTGAATCGAGAAAGAGGGCATAG CATTGATCCAATTCACATTGATGATCCACTTTGCCCTGCTAACAATGTGGGCAGGAATTGTTTCCGCATTCACCAATGTATTAAG GCTTTTGCAGATGCTTTTGCTGTACTAGAGAACGAGCTACTGCAGTTCAGTTCAGAATGTAGCATGCCTGCATCATCATTCAATATACTAAAGAAAATAATCCCAAGTATTGATTCTGATGGGTTGTAG